Proteins from one Acidiphilium multivorum AIU301 genomic window:
- a CDS encoding class I SAM-dependent methyltransferase, with translation MIERLDAFMARANAAYYASRDPFVDFVTAPEISQVFGELLGLWVAMAWSMLGSPAPFALVEAGPGRGHLMTDALRAAKRAMPAFVEAADIHLIETSPRLIGLLKDRLPQAMFHADLSTIPDQSIILLANEFLDALPIRQFVRRGPAWRERYVADGAFVEASAETALPDAPEGTVIERNETAEAFVAALASRISRRGGSALLIDYGHEGGATGESLQAIMDGQPADPLAEPGRRDLTAHVDFSRLAMAARNAGAEIRGPAAQGAFLAALGIHERTAQLGHHAGQDDALRLLAATRRLTSPEAMGSLFRVMAICPRGMEPLPGFGA, from the coding sequence ATGATCGAGCGGCTTGACGCCTTCATGGCCCGCGCCAATGCCGCTTACTACGCGAGCCGCGATCCGTTTGTGGATTTCGTGACAGCACCGGAAATCAGCCAGGTTTTCGGTGAGCTGCTCGGCCTGTGGGTTGCCATGGCCTGGAGCATGCTCGGCAGCCCGGCCCCCTTTGCTCTGGTCGAGGCCGGGCCGGGCCGCGGTCATCTGATGACCGACGCGCTCCGCGCGGCAAAGCGGGCCATGCCCGCGTTCGTCGAAGCCGCCGACATTCATCTGATCGAAACCTCGCCCCGACTGATCGGGCTGCTGAAAGACAGGCTGCCACAGGCGATGTTCCACGCCGATCTGTCGACAATCCCGGATCAATCGATCATCCTTCTCGCCAACGAATTTCTTGATGCCCTGCCGATCCGCCAGTTCGTCCGGCGCGGTCCGGCATGGCGCGAGCGTTACGTCGCCGATGGTGCTTTCGTCGAGGCATCCGCGGAGACGGCTCTGCCCGATGCGCCGGAGGGAACGGTCATCGAGCGGAACGAGACCGCAGAGGCCTTCGTGGCCGCCCTTGCCTCGCGTATCTCCCGCCGTGGCGGCAGCGCACTTCTGATCGACTACGGCCATGAAGGCGGCGCTACCGGCGAGTCCCTCCAGGCGATCATGGATGGCCAGCCGGCCGATCCGCTCGCCGAACCAGGCCGGCGGGATCTCACCGCCCATGTCGATTTTAGCCGTCTGGCCATGGCGGCCCGCAACGCGGGGGCCGAGATCCGAGGGCCAGCGGCGCAGGGTGCGTTCCTCGCAGCCTTGGGGATTCATGAACGCACTGCCCAACTCGGTCATCATGCGGGACAGGACGATGCGCTGCGCCTGCTGGCCGCAACACGGCGGCTGACCTCCCCTGAGGCTATGGGGAGCCTGTTCCGTGTGATGGCCATCTGCCCACGAGGGATGGAGCCACTTCCAGGATTTGGGGCATGA
- a CDS encoding Hint domain-containing protein, with the protein MSDTISGTVLSGVTLSSAQYADPVAIEGIIDVAGGNALVAPLTWTIDVTGTIAASDDGGVLLLAGGQIDNHGLVTAASDAVLSTSGRAFDIQNEASGTLASASGDAVKLSGGVTGSTLLNAGLISAGNAGIGLQIGAAVAINEAGGVIEGGSAGVVLGNVASFDNFGTVGGSTGILVPIGQNYVDIVQGGLVSASSGPAISFTGGAVMTVTDTLTVLPGATFDGAAIGGQVADLVFGGTTEGTFVNPTQEFVQFNTISIAAGATWDLAGISTISSSFRNDGTLLVQAGDAIDFGAAVSGSGVIDLAGGFVDFANTVAAGTTIDFNAPGSFMQFNQSHPFSGTVEGFTPGDTIDITGFGASQQLSGTVAGNVLTLNNGLAPLYVTFATAPGPLAVVAIGGTNPKTFEVVVPCFRHGTRLLTPSGLRPVETLSEGDEVITLRGEVRQIAWRGRRRIDCRRHPVPESVLPVLIEKDAFGVGQPCRDLYLSPDHAIWIDGSLVEIKRLINGLSIRQVTVPTVTYYHVELESHDVVLAEMLPAETYLDCGNRFQFEDGDATISLFPDFGALARDPGRLYAPVVDGGPDLARIRAGLQYRVASRGIRQKAGNFQVVADGKTVAPVWSADRHRIYRLPPAPCDLKLLSTASRPAELDPASEDWRWLGIAICDAVLDGDPVDIAAPFFGRGFHGPEHAGDGWFRWTDGTATMDAAGARELAFTVRAVAPVWDVPAPSCGVSVRHRA; encoded by the coding sequence ATGTCAGACACGATCAGCGGCACCGTGCTCTCCGGGGTTACCCTATCGTCAGCGCAGTATGCCGACCCGGTGGCCATCGAAGGCATCATCGACGTGGCTGGGGGAAATGCCCTCGTGGCGCCCCTGACGTGGACAATCGACGTGACCGGGACAATCGCCGCATCAGATGACGGAGGAGTTCTGCTTCTTGCAGGCGGTCAAATCGACAATCATGGCCTGGTGACCGCCGCGAGCGATGCCGTGTTGTCCACGTCGGGTCGTGCTTTCGACATCCAGAACGAGGCCAGCGGAACCCTCGCGAGTGCCTCTGGCGATGCGGTGAAGCTGAGTGGCGGCGTGACGGGAAGCACTCTGCTGAATGCCGGCCTGATCTCTGCGGGGAACGCCGGAATCGGTCTTCAGATCGGCGCGGCGGTAGCCATCAATGAGGCGGGAGGGGTGATCGAAGGCGGGTCCGCGGGCGTGGTTCTCGGCAATGTCGCCAGTTTCGATAATTTCGGGACCGTTGGCGGCTCGACTGGCATTCTGGTTCCCATCGGCCAGAATTATGTGGACATCGTCCAGGGCGGCTTGGTGAGTGCCAGTTCCGGCCCGGCGATTTCCTTCACTGGCGGAGCCGTGATGACGGTAACCGATACCCTGACTGTTCTGCCGGGCGCCACGTTCGACGGCGCCGCCATCGGCGGGCAGGTCGCCGATCTCGTGTTTGGCGGGACGACGGAAGGCACCTTCGTCAATCCAACGCAGGAATTCGTGCAGTTCAATACGATTTCGATCGCGGCGGGAGCAACGTGGGATCTTGCGGGCATCTCGACGATATCGTCGTCCTTCCGGAATGACGGAACACTTCTCGTGCAGGCTGGAGATGCGATCGATTTCGGAGCGGCGGTTTCCGGCTCCGGAGTGATCGACCTCGCGGGCGGTTTTGTCGATTTCGCAAACACCGTTGCCGCCGGTACGACAATCGACTTCAACGCGCCCGGCTCGTTCATGCAGTTCAACCAGTCGCATCCGTTCTCCGGTACCGTCGAAGGATTCACGCCGGGTGATACGATCGACATCACCGGATTTGGCGCGTCGCAGCAACTGAGCGGAACGGTTGCGGGTAATGTCCTGACCCTGAATAACGGTCTGGCACCCCTTTACGTGACGTTTGCAACGGCGCCTGGACCACTTGCCGTCGTGGCGATCGGCGGCACGAACCCGAAGACTTTCGAGGTCGTTGTGCCTTGTTTCCGCCACGGCACACGCCTGCTGACGCCTTCGGGCCTGCGGCCAGTAGAAACCCTTTCCGAGGGGGATGAGGTGATCACGCTGCGTGGAGAGGTCCGGCAGATTGCCTGGCGCGGCCGGCGGCGGATTGATTGTCGCCGGCATCCTGTGCCGGAATCGGTGTTGCCCGTGCTGATCGAAAAAGATGCCTTCGGTGTCGGGCAACCCTGCCGTGACCTGTATCTCTCGCCCGATCATGCAATCTGGATCGACGGTTCACTGGTCGAGATCAAACGTTTGATCAACGGCCTGTCCATCCGGCAGGTAACGGTGCCGACCGTGACCTATTATCATGTCGAACTGGAAAGCCACGACGTTGTTCTGGCCGAGATGCTGCCGGCGGAGACCTATCTCGATTGCGGGAATCGTTTCCAGTTCGAGGATGGCGACGCCACCATTTCGCTGTTCCCGGACTTCGGGGCTCTGGCGCGCGACCCCGGCCGCCTCTATGCGCCGGTTGTCGACGGTGGCCCGGATCTCGCGCGGATCCGGGCGGGTCTGCAATACCGGGTTGCCTCACGTGGCATTCGCCAGAAGGCAGGAAACTTCCAGGTCGTTGCAGATGGAAAGACAGTGGCGCCTGTCTGGTCGGCGGACCGGCACCGGATTTACCGGTTGCCGCCCGCGCCTTGCGACCTCAAACTGCTGTCAACCGCCTCTCGCCCGGCAGAACTTGACCCGGCTTCGGAGGACTGGCGGTGGCTTGGGATCGCCATATGCGACGCTGTGCTGGACGGCGATCCGGTTGACATCGCGGCACCATTCTTTGGCCGGGGATTTCATGGTCCCGAACATGCGGGAGATGGCTGGTTCCGCTGGACCGACGGGACCGCGACGATGGACGCGGCTGGCGCCCGCGAACTGGCCTTCACCGTCAGGGCTGTTGCGCCGGTGTGGGATGTGCCGGCTCCGTCTTGCGGTGTTTCGGTAAGGCATCGTGCTTGA
- the rfaD gene encoding ADP-glyceromanno-heptose 6-epimerase — MILVTGGAGFIGSNLHAALHERDLNVVIVDKLRTTGKWRNLRAHPPAMIVEPRELGDFLASQPPLDAVIHLGAISETTAIDGDLVWQSNVALSQMLWRWCAAQRLPFIYASSASTYGDGSAGFDDDNDLAALRRLRPLNLYGWSKHAFDLWVAGECAAGRPRPPQWAGLKFFNVYGPNEYHKGRMISVVKVKFDEVASGSPARLFRSDRADIADGQQARDFIWVDDVVAAILFLLDHPEVSGLFNLGTGTARSYVDLARAVCSACGVGERIEFVPMPESLVGQYQSFTEARMDRLRAAGFDRPFTPLEQGVEAYIRNFLSRPDQYR; from the coding sequence ATGATACTGGTCACGGGCGGAGCGGGTTTCATCGGCTCCAATCTCCACGCAGCACTGCACGAACGCGATCTGAACGTCGTCATTGTCGACAAGCTCCGCACAACGGGGAAATGGCGCAACCTGCGCGCTCACCCACCGGCGATGATCGTTGAACCGCGTGAACTCGGCGATTTCCTCGCCAGCCAGCCGCCACTCGACGCGGTGATCCATCTCGGCGCGATCAGCGAAACGACCGCCATCGATGGCGATCTGGTCTGGCAGTCGAATGTTGCCCTGAGCCAGATGTTATGGCGCTGGTGCGCGGCGCAGCGGTTGCCCTTCATCTATGCATCGTCGGCCTCGACCTATGGCGACGGTTCGGCAGGCTTTGACGATGACAATGACCTCGCGGCACTGCGAAGGTTGCGGCCGCTGAACCTGTATGGGTGGTCCAAACACGCTTTCGACTTGTGGGTGGCCGGCGAATGCGCGGCGGGCCGACCCCGACCGCCGCAGTGGGCCGGCCTGAAATTCTTCAACGTCTACGGACCCAATGAATATCACAAGGGCCGCATGATCTCGGTCGTCAAGGTGAAGTTCGACGAGGTCGCTTCCGGCAGCCCGGCCCGCCTGTTTCGGTCTGACCGGGCTGATATAGCGGACGGCCAGCAGGCGCGCGATTTCATCTGGGTGGACGATGTTGTCGCCGCGATCCTCTTCCTGCTCGATCATCCCGAGGTGAGCGGGCTGTTCAACCTCGGCACCGGCACCGCGCGCAGCTATGTCGATCTCGCCCGCGCAGTCTGCTCTGCATGTGGCGTCGGCGAGCGGATCGAATTCGTTCCGATGCCGGAGAGTCTGGTCGGGCAATATCAATCCTTCACCGAGGCTCGGATGGACCGCTTGCGCGCGGCCGGCTTCGACCGTCCCTTCACGCCCCTCGAACAGGGCGTCGAGGCCTATATCAGGAACTTCCTCAGCCGGCCGGATCAGTACCGATGA
- a CDS encoding M48 family metallopeptidase, whose protein sequence is MPVVPFDVEPHDGAEPVVIGGLQTSILWRRSARARRIALRIDPQGGRIVITLPPRGSRKAGLALLRGHEIWVAERLAALPAPVIIADGNEIPIFGRPHRIIHDPSLRGGAIIERAAIRIGGHPEFLARRVRDALHDLALRELSAQARDKAAHVGVRPAAIRVKDTRTRWGSCAANGTLMFSWRLIMAPSFVQDYVVAHEAAHLRHMNHGPDFWRLAEMLTPHRVAATSWLAAEGPGLLRIS, encoded by the coding sequence GTGCCGGTCGTCCCGTTCGATGTCGAACCACATGACGGGGCCGAACCCGTAGTGATCGGCGGATTGCAGACATCGATTTTATGGCGACGGAGCGCCCGCGCGCGGCGGATCGCCCTGCGAATCGACCCTCAGGGCGGACGGATCGTGATCACGCTGCCGCCTCGCGGATCGCGGAAAGCGGGCCTGGCGCTGCTCCGCGGCCATGAGATATGGGTTGCCGAACGTCTTGCCGCCCTGCCCGCTCCGGTCATCATCGCGGATGGCAACGAAATCCCGATTTTCGGACGGCCTCACCGGATCATCCATGACCCGTCTCTGCGCGGTGGTGCAATCATCGAACGGGCCGCCATACGGATCGGCGGTCATCCGGAGTTCCTGGCCCGGCGCGTGAGGGATGCGTTGCACGACCTCGCGTTGCGGGAACTGTCGGCCCAGGCGCGCGACAAGGCCGCACATGTCGGCGTCCGCCCCGCGGCCATCCGGGTCAAGGACACCAGGACGCGATGGGGCAGTTGCGCGGCGAACGGGACCCTGATGTTTTCATGGCGCCTGATCATGGCGCCGTCTTTCGTTCAGGACTATGTCGTTGCGCACGAAGCGGCGCATCTGCGCCACATGAATCATGGCCCGGATTTCTGGCGGCTTGCCGAGATGCTGACGCCGCACCGGGTCGCGGCAACATCCTGGCTCGCCGCTGAGGGGCCTGGATTGTTGCGGATTTCCTGA
- the uvrC gene encoding excinuclease ABC subunit UvrC, with translation MMSDTQRPAPKGIEVISGALVSMPAAPGVYRMLDLSGNALYVGKARSLKKRVTTYTQIARLPERLRRMVSETSTVEIITTHTEAEALLLEANLIKRLKPKYNILLRDDKSYPWLVITEDGDFPQLAKHRGAQVRKGRYWGPFASAWSVNQTIQALQRVFLLRTCPDTVFANRTRPCLLFQIKRCSAPCVGRIDAEAYGALVRQASDFLSGRAGTVQHDLAAAMAAAADVMEYERAAAIRDRIRGLAHIRGGDVINPESVGDADVIAIHQAAGQSCLQVFFIRGGRNYGNRSFFPTQAQGATPGDVLGAFIAQFYDDKTPPPLILLSNTVPQADLLKDALGLKAGYKVELAVPQRGEKRHVVEHAATNAREALERKLAESAGQEKLLAATAALFGLEGNPERIEVYDNSHIMGTNAYGVMIVAGPEGFIKPAYRRFSIKGPITPGDDFAMMREVLTRRFVRATAEDPSREDGTWPDLVVIDGGAGQLSAARAVLDELGVSDVPLVAIAKGPDRDAGREWFHLPDRSPFQLPPRDPVLYFLQRLRDEAHRYAITTHRASRSRKITTSELDGIPGIGSARKKALLNHFGSARGVRQAGLKDLEAVSGINRTTARLIYGYFNPDARFDDLPAGGIRKD, from the coding sequence ATGATGAGTGATACGCAGCGACCCGCGCCAAAGGGGATTGAAGTGATCTCAGGCGCGCTCGTCTCCATGCCGGCGGCGCCTGGCGTATACCGGATGCTCGATCTCTCCGGAAACGCGCTTTATGTCGGCAAGGCGCGTAGCCTGAAGAAAAGAGTCACGACCTATACGCAGATCGCACGTTTGCCCGAACGGTTGCGGCGCATGGTGTCGGAAACCTCCACCGTCGAGATCATCACCACCCATACGGAAGCTGAGGCGCTGCTTCTTGAAGCCAATCTGATCAAGCGGTTAAAGCCTAAATATAATATCCTGCTGAGGGATGACAAATCCTATCCCTGGTTGGTGATCACGGAGGATGGGGATTTTCCCCAACTCGCGAAGCACCGCGGCGCACAAGTGCGCAAGGGGCGCTACTGGGGGCCGTTCGCTTCGGCGTGGTCGGTGAACCAGACGATCCAGGCGCTGCAGCGTGTCTTTTTGCTCCGTACATGCCCCGATACGGTCTTCGCCAATCGCACGCGGCCCTGCCTCCTGTTCCAGATCAAGCGATGCTCGGCTCCGTGCGTCGGGCGCATCGATGCCGAGGCCTATGGGGCGCTGGTCCGCCAGGCGAGTGATTTTCTGTCCGGCCGCGCGGGGACGGTGCAGCACGATCTGGCCGCCGCAATGGCAGCTGCCGCGGACGTCATGGAATACGAGCGTGCGGCGGCGATCCGGGATCGCATCCGTGGCCTTGCCCACATTCGCGGCGGTGACGTGATCAACCCCGAAAGTGTTGGCGATGCCGATGTGATCGCGATCCATCAGGCGGCGGGTCAGTCCTGTCTTCAGGTCTTCTTCATCCGAGGCGGGCGGAATTATGGCAACCGGAGTTTCTTTCCCACCCAGGCCCAGGGAGCGACGCCGGGCGATGTACTCGGTGCGTTCATTGCCCAGTTTTATGACGACAAGACTCCGCCTCCTCTCATTTTGCTCAGCAACACCGTCCCCCAGGCCGACCTGCTCAAGGATGCGCTTGGTCTCAAGGCAGGGTACAAGGTTGAACTTGCCGTGCCGCAGCGCGGTGAGAAGCGCCATGTCGTCGAGCACGCGGCAACCAATGCCCGGGAAGCACTCGAGCGAAAGCTGGCGGAGTCCGCGGGGCAGGAAAAACTGCTTGCGGCGACGGCCGCTCTGTTCGGTCTTGAGGGAAATCCGGAACGGATCGAGGTTTACGACAACTCTCACATCATGGGCACCAATGCCTATGGTGTGATGATCGTTGCCGGTCCCGAGGGCTTCATCAAACCGGCTTATCGGCGCTTCTCGATCAAGGGGCCGATCACGCCGGGCGACGATTTCGCAATGATGCGCGAGGTGCTGACGCGTCGCTTTGTCCGGGCGACGGCCGAAGACCCGTCGCGTGAAGATGGCACCTGGCCGGATCTTGTCGTGATAGATGGCGGCGCCGGGCAATTATCGGCGGCGCGCGCGGTACTGGACGAACTCGGGGTAAGCGATGTTCCGCTGGTCGCGATCGCCAAGGGGCCCGATCGTGACGCGGGGCGTGAATGGTTTCATCTGCCGGACCGTTCTCCCTTTCAACTGCCGCCCCGTGACCCCGTGCTTTATTTTCTCCAGAGGTTGCGCGACGAGGCGCACCGCTATGCGATCACGACCCATCGAGCGAGTCGCAGCCGCAAAATCACCACGAGTGAGCTAGATGGCATTCCTGGTATCGGATCGGCGCGAAAGAAGGCCCTGCTCAATCATTTCGGTTCGGCACGGGGCGTGCGCCAGGCCGGATTGAAGGATCTGGAAGCTGTCTCCGGCATAAACCGGACGACGGCCCGACTGATTTACGGCTATTTCAACCCGGATGCTCGATTTGACGATCTTCCCGCAGGAGGAATCCGGAAAGATTGA
- a CDS encoding Maf family protein has protein sequence MRVILASTSVTRQSMLKAAGVLADTESSGVDEAPIKRAGTLAGQSAAVVAARLAREKALAVSARHPDAVVIGADQMLDCEGTWFDKPADREEAAETLHRLSGRTHRLETSIACVRDGEVTWFHGEAPRLTMRPLSDAFITAYLAAEGEAALHSVGAYRLEGPGIQLFERIEGDFFTILGLPLLPLLGYLRQIGALPS, from the coding sequence GTGCGGGTGATTCTCGCCAGCACCTCGGTCACCCGGCAGTCGATGCTGAAGGCGGCCGGTGTGCTGGCGGATACCGAGTCATCGGGGGTCGATGAAGCGCCCATCAAGCGCGCCGGCACGCTCGCCGGCCAGTCGGCTGCGGTGGTTGCGGCCAGGCTTGCCCGGGAGAAGGCTCTCGCGGTGTCTGCCCGTCATCCCGATGCGGTCGTGATCGGCGCCGATCAGATGCTGGATTGCGAAGGCACATGGTTTGACAAGCCCGCCGACCGGGAGGAGGCCGCCGAAACCCTGCACCGGCTTTCCGGCCGGACGCACCGGCTCGAGACCAGCATTGCCTGCGTCCGTGACGGCGAAGTGACGTGGTTTCACGGCGAGGCGCCGAGGCTGACCATGCGGCCTCTCTCGGACGCCTTCATTACCGCCTATCTAGCCGCCGAGGGCGAGGCCGCACTGCACTCGGTCGGCGCCTATCGCCTTGAGGGGCCGGGCATTCAACTTTTCGAGCGGATCGAGGGGGATTTCTTCACGATCCTCGGCCTGCCCCTGCTGCCGCTGCTTGGCTATCTGCGTCAGATCGGCGCATTGCCATCCTGA
- the lgt gene encoding prolipoprotein diacylglyceryl transferase, with amino-acid sequence MKNVYVWPHFDPILVRFGPFAIHYYALAYITALVLGWRLMRRLVREAPVVATHEQVDDFLSWATLGVVLGGRLGYILFYQPVYFLDHLNRTYAVWDGGMSFHGGMLGVAVAILIYCRRHGIDPWRFGDRVAVPVPIGLFLGRIANFVNGELWGRPAPAWFPFRMIYPESGSDVPRYPSELIEATLEGLVLFIVLLIASRNERIRSQPGYLGGMFVMGYGIARTTAECFRQPDWFLGYLMFGLTMGQLLSIPMIVIGATMIWRAKYVARRQGALATA; translated from the coding sequence ATGAAAAACGTTTATGTCTGGCCGCATTTCGATCCGATTCTTGTCCGGTTCGGACCATTCGCCATCCATTACTATGCGCTGGCCTATATCACCGCGTTGGTGCTTGGCTGGCGGCTGATGCGCCGCCTCGTGCGCGAGGCGCCGGTCGTCGCAACCCACGAGCAGGTGGACGATTTCCTGTCCTGGGCAACTCTCGGCGTCGTCCTCGGCGGTCGGCTCGGTTATATTCTGTTCTATCAGCCGGTCTATTTTCTCGATCATCTGAACCGGACCTATGCCGTGTGGGATGGCGGGATGAGTTTCCACGGCGGCATGCTGGGTGTGGCGGTCGCAATCCTGATCTATTGCCGCCGGCATGGCATCGACCCGTGGCGTTTCGGCGACCGCGTCGCCGTGCCGGTGCCGATCGGCCTGTTTCTCGGCCGCATTGCCAATTTCGTGAACGGCGAACTTTGGGGACGCCCCGCGCCAGCCTGGTTTCCGTTCCGCATGATCTATCCCGAATCCGGGTCGGACGTGCCGCGCTACCCATCCGAACTGATCGAAGCCACGCTCGAGGGGCTCGTGCTGTTCATCGTTCTGCTCATTGCCTCCCGCAACGAGCGGATCCGCAGCCAGCCCGGCTATCTCGGCGGCATGTTCGTCATGGGCTACGGCATTGCCCGCACGACCGCCGAATGTTTCCGACAGCCGGACTGGTTTCTCGGCTACCTCATGTTCGGGCTGACCATGGGACAGTTGCTGTCGATCCCGATGATCGTGATCGGCGCGACGATGATCTGGCGCGCGAAATACGTCGCTCGCCGCCAGGGCGCCCTCGCCACCGCATGA
- the pgeF gene encoding peptidoglycan editing factor PgeF, translating to MISFVTASLDVPHGFFTRAGGVSPGPYASLNCGRSGQDDPANVAENRARAVMAIGGHRDRLAGLRQVHGAVAVTSPDPEGPFHEADAMVTDQPGLALGIITADCAPVLFSSADGRIVGAAHAGWRGAAAGVLEQTAALMRRMGASKIVAAIGPCIHRESYEVGLDMRTAVLASGAESECFFSAGRPGHWHFDLPGYCAARLAMVGIDAAILPHDTLSDETAFFSHRRRTLRGEGAGGHQISIIMVRS from the coding sequence ATGATTTCGTTCGTCACCGCTTCGCTCGATGTTCCTCACGGGTTCTTCACCCGCGCGGGCGGCGTGTCTCCGGGGCCTTATGCAAGCCTAAATTGCGGCCGGTCCGGGCAGGACGATCCTGCCAACGTCGCGGAGAACCGCGCCCGCGCCGTCATGGCCATCGGCGGCCATCGCGACCGTCTGGCCGGACTGCGACAGGTTCACGGGGCGGTTGCCGTCACCTCCCCCGATCCGGAGGGGCCGTTCCACGAAGCCGACGCCATGGTGACCGACCAGCCGGGCCTCGCCCTGGGAATCATCACCGCAGATTGCGCTCCCGTGCTCTTCAGTTCCGCCGATGGCAGGATCGTAGGCGCGGCCCATGCCGGCTGGCGTGGTGCCGCCGCTGGCGTTCTCGAGCAGACCGCCGCTCTGATGCGCCGGATGGGCGCTTCAAAGATTGTCGCAGCAATCGGTCCCTGCATCCACAGGGAGAGCTATGAGGTGGGATTGGACATGAGAACGGCAGTGCTCGCCAGCGGCGCTGAAAGCGAATGTTTTTTCTCGGCCGGTCGTCCGGGCCATTGGCACTTCGACCTTCCGGGTTATTGCGCCGCGCGCCTGGCGATGGTGGGCATCGACGCGGCGATCCTGCCGCACGATACGCTCAGCGATGAAACCGCATTTTTCTCCCACCGCCGCCGAACCCTGCGCGGCGAAGGCGCGGGCGGCCACCAGATCTCGATCATCATGGTGCGGTCATGA
- a CDS encoding accessory factor UbiK family protein has protein sequence MTERPRFFDDLAGLAGGALSAASGLRDEISALVRARVDEAIRRLDLVRREEFDAVMELAVRARAESEALASRVAHFEDMVIPAAPRPVGPDAGASATPSAPASGPLAVPDQDGNAPI, from the coding sequence ATGACCGAGAGACCGCGGTTTTTTGATGATCTGGCAGGCCTTGCCGGCGGCGCGCTCTCGGCGGCCAGCGGCCTGCGCGACGAAATCTCAGCCCTGGTGCGGGCGCGGGTCGACGAGGCGATCCGGCGGCTCGACCTTGTCAGGCGCGAGGAATTCGATGCGGTGATGGAGCTTGCGGTCAGGGCGCGTGCGGAATCCGAAGCTCTTGCCTCCCGTGTTGCGCATTTTGAGGACATGGTAATTCCGGCGGCTCCACGCCCTGTCGGACCCGATGCCGGCGCCTCGGCCACCCCGTCGGCACCGGCATCGGGTCCGCTGGCGGTCCCGGATCAGGATGGCAATGCGCCGATCTGA
- a CDS encoding zinc-binding alcohol dehydrogenase family protein produces the protein MKAVAFTHSLPVTADEALIDIEAPDPVLRTHDVLVEVRAVSVNPVDTKIRRRNEPLGEPRILGFDAAGIVRSVGPGVTRFGIGDEVFYAGSVDRQGSNAQFHAVDERIIARKPRSLSFAEAAALPLTTLTAWEMLFDRFSIPRDRVHHDTLLIVGGAGGVGSMAIQLACQLTGLVVVATASRPETINWCSSLGAHHVINHHHPLAHQLETCEVSAPSYIFCTNHVERHWRELCHVLAPEGRIGLIESTGPLDMNEIFNKSASVHTEYMFARSLHQTTQMIEQHHILQSVSRLVDQGVLRTTMTENYGPITAANLRRAHAAVESGTTRGKIVLEGF, from the coding sequence ATGAAAGCTGTCGCCTTCACTCACTCTCTGCCAGTCACTGCCGACGAGGCGCTGATCGATATCGAGGCACCCGATCCCGTATTGCGGACTCACGACGTTCTCGTCGAGGTTCGCGCCGTGTCGGTGAACCCGGTAGACACCAAGATCCGGCGGCGTAACGAACCGCTCGGCGAGCCCCGCATCCTCGGCTTCGATGCCGCTGGAATCGTGCGCTCGGTTGGTCCCGGCGTCACGCGCTTCGGCATCGGCGACGAGGTCTTCTACGCCGGCTCCGTTGACCGCCAGGGCAGCAACGCCCAGTTCCACGCAGTCGATGAGCGGATCATCGCCCGCAAGCCGCGCTCGCTGAGCTTCGCCGAAGCCGCAGCCCTGCCGCTGACGACACTCACAGCATGGGAAATGCTCTTCGACCGGTTTTCCATCCCGCGCGACCGCGTGCATCACGATACGTTGCTGATTGTCGGCGGCGCAGGCGGCGTCGGCTCGATGGCGATCCAGCTTGCCTGCCAGTTGACGGGACTCGTCGTGGTCGCGACGGCCTCACGGCCGGAAACCATCAACTGGTGCTCATCTCTCGGCGCGCATCACGTGATCAATCACCACCATCCGCTGGCGCACCAGCTCGAGACATGCGAAGTGAGCGCGCCAAGCTACATATTCTGCACCAACCACGTCGAACGGCACTGGCGCGAATTGTGCCATGTGCTTGCCCCGGAAGGGCGGATCGGGCTCATCGAATCGACGGGGCCGCTTGATATGAACGAAATCTTCAACAAGTCGGCCTCGGTGCACACCGAATACATGTTCGCGCGCTCGCTGCATCAGACGACGCAGATGATCGAACAGCATCACATCCTGCAATCGGTGAGCCGGCTCGTCGACCAAGGTGTCCTCCGCACGACGATGACCGAGAATTACGGCCCGATCACGGCCGCCAATCTGCGCCGTGCCCACGCGGCGGTCGAAAGCGGAACCACACGCGGGAAGATCGTGCTCGAGGGATTCTGA